ATAAGGAAAATTAAGCGAACTTGACCATTTCCACTATTATGCATATCTTGCATTTCTGCTTTTCGTTGACTAATTGATTCAATAACAGAACCCATATACTCTTCAGGGGTATCAATTTGAACTCTTTCAAACGGTTCACAGCGTACTCCATCAAAACTCTTGATAATTACTTCTGGACGAGAAGTTTGTAATTCATAACCTTCACGACGCATATTTTCAATCAAGATAGAAAGGTGAAGTTCTCCACGACCAGACACAATCCATGCATCTGGAGAAGAGGTATTATCAACACGAAGAGAAACATCTGTGTGCAACTCTTTAGCTAAACGTTCTTCTAGCTTACGAGACGTTACATATTTTCCTTCTCTTCCAGCAAATGGAGAGTTGTTTGTTAGGAACGTCATTTGTAAAGTTGGCTCATCAATATGCAGAATGGGAAGTGCTTCTTGATGATTAATTGGTGTAATTGTTTCTCCAACGAAAATATCTTCCATTCCAGAAACAGCTATTAAATCACCAGCAACCGCCTCATCAATTTCTACACGTGCAAGTCCAAAGAATCCTAGCAACTTGGTGATACGGAAGTTTTTAACTGTACCATCCAGTTTCAATAATGAAACTTGGTCTCCTACTTTTATCGTTCCACGGAATACGCGTCCAATTCCAATACGTCCTACGAAATCATTGTAGTCAAGTAATGCAACTTGAAATTGTAAAGGCTCATCAGAATTATCAATAGGTGCTGGAATTTTCTTTAGAATCGTATCAAAAACAAAGTCCATTGTTTCTGCTTGATTAGCAGGATCATCAGACAAACTAGATGTTCCATTAATTGCGGAAGCATATACAACTGGGAATTCAATTGCTCATCATCTGCACCTAATTCGATAAATAGTTCTAGAACTTCATCTACAACCTCTTCAGGGCGTGCAGTTGGTTTATCAATTTTGTTTACTACTACGATTGGGGTAAGTTTTTGTTCCAAAGCTTTTTTCAATACAAAACGAGTTTGTGGCATAGTACCTTCATAGGCATCTACTACCAATACAACTCCGTCAACCATCTTCATGATTCGCTCTACTTCGCCACCGAAGTCCGCGTGTCCTGGAGTATCCATAATGTTGATACGAGTTCCTTTGTAATCAACAGCAGTATTTTTTGCTAGGATTGTTATTCCACGTTCTTTTTCGATGTCGTTTGAGTCCATAGCACGTTCTGCTAAGCTCACTCGAGCGTTCAATGTGTCTGATTGTTTTAATAGTTCATCAACCAATGTGGTTTTACCATGGTCAACGTGGGCGATAATTGCTACGTTTCTAATATCATTTCTTACTTTCATCTTGTTCCTCCAAATGTTTATTGCTATAAAGAAAGGCCCTTACTTCATTTAGTTAAAGGGCCAATCGAGTGATTTTGTGATTAATTGCTAGTGCAATATTTAAACTCTTTACTCTATCCATTTTCAACTTTTAAATTTTAACATACATCATTCAATTTGGAAAGGAAAAAGCTTGTAATAAAAAAATATTGTTTTTAATTGACGAATTTATCTACAATTTGTTTGTGCGCAGTTTGATTAGCTATTACGATGGGGTTCTTTTCCATTAATTTAATTGGACTACCATCTGGTCTTGAAAATTCTAACCCTAATTCTTTTGCTAACATGTAACCTGCAGCAATATCCCACGTGGCTAACGGGGTTGTTATATAGGCAGATACGCGATTTTTTAGGACTTGAATCATTTCTAAACCAGCTGAACCTATCAAACGGATTCCCAAAGCGTCATCCATTAATTCTTTTACACCCGACGGAACATTCATAACCATTTTAGTATTAATCGCCAAGAGCCCTTCTTCTACTTTATGGTCTGAAGCCTTCTCTAATCGCTGATCGTTGCAATATACCCCTTCACCTTTAACACCAGAGTAACACTCTTCATGAAGAACATCATCAATAACCGCTAAGACCCCTTCACCATCTTTAAAAAGGGCAATCATCGAACAAAAATTACTTTCTTGTTTTACATAATTGAGAGTTCCGTCAATTGGATCGATAATCCAAATATATCCATCCAGACTATCGATTTCATCATAAGTTCCCTCTTCCCCAAATATTTTATGTTCTGGAAAATGTTCTCTGATTTTCTTTACATAGAAGGCCTCAATCCCCTTATCCATATCCGTAACTAAATCGCTAGCATTCGTTTTTTCTGAAACGTTTATTGATTCATCCCCCAAGGATTCACGTAACATGAAGCCTGCTTCTTTTACCCATTCGTTTACCAATACACTCATTTCTTTATATTCGCTCATCTCTTCCCCTTCTTCCTTATTATTTTGTATATTCCATTCGAACAATTTTTTTTTCTGTTGTTTTTGCTACTTGTAATACTCGGTATAAAGAATAGCCTGATCTCTTTTCAAAGATTGCACTATATCTTTTTTCTTCTCCTTTAGAAGGAATTACTTTTTTAAAATTTCGATAGGCTATCAAAAAAACTTCTTTTTCGACTCCTTGCTCGTACGCTAACTCCACCGCATTCCAAAGAGAAACTAC
The Jeotgalibaca sp. MA1X17-3 genome window above contains:
- a CDS encoding inositol monophosphatase family protein, with the translated sequence MSEYKEMSVLVNEWVKEAGFMLRESLGDESINVSEKTNASDLVTDMDKGIEAFYVKKIREHFPEHKIFGEEGTYDEIDSLDGYIWIIDPIDGTLNYVKQESNFCSMIALFKDGEGVLAVIDDVLHEECYSGVKGEGVYCNDQRLEKASDHKVEEGLLAINTKMVMNVPSGVKELMDDALGIRLIGSAGLEMIQVLKNRVSAYITTPLATWDIAAGYMLAKELGLEFSRPDGSPIKLMEKNPIVIANQTAHKQIVDKFVN
- a CDS encoding UPF0223 family protein, coding for MHNYEYPIELTWSHDEMKMVVSLWNAVELAYEQGVEKEVFLIAYRNFKKVIPSKGEEKRYSAIFEKRSGYSLYRVLQVAKTTEKKIVRMEYTK